One stretch of Roseimicrobium sp. ORNL1 DNA includes these proteins:
- a CDS encoding nuclear transport factor 2 family protein, with protein MFPQHPLHRSLSLLAVALLALVLIPSCGADTPKHPDDTNIRAFLDRYFSTWSAQDMEGYGACFDSQARILFVDKDGSVMTQGLTDFLHGQKLGHQQSSVPMVEKPLTKEIMGDGRVVQAKVTWLLTKGSSETRGTDYFTLKREGQGWKIVALVFNND; from the coding sequence ATGTTTCCCCAGCACCCTTTGCATCGCAGTCTCTCCCTTTTGGCAGTGGCACTTCTGGCGCTGGTGCTGATTCCGTCCTGTGGAGCCGACACGCCGAAGCACCCGGATGACACCAACATCCGCGCGTTTCTCGACCGTTACTTCTCCACCTGGTCAGCCCAGGACATGGAGGGTTATGGAGCTTGCTTCGATTCCCAGGCCCGCATCCTGTTCGTCGACAAGGATGGCTCTGTGATGACCCAGGGTCTCACCGATTTCCTGCACGGCCAAAAGCTCGGCCATCAGCAATCCAGCGTGCCGATGGTGGAGAAGCCGCTCACCAAGGAGATCATGGGTGATGGGCGGGTCGTGCAGGCGAAGGTGACTTGGCTGCTGACCAAAGGCTCAAGTGAGACGCGTGGCACTGATTATTTCACCCTCAAGCGCGAGGGGCAGGGCTGGAAGATAGTCGCACTTGTCTTTAACAACGATTGA
- a CDS encoding alpha/beta hydrolase yields the protein MKPFSAFLAAAFAVALVSPAFSQGPEKPKDPAAKPEKPKFTKVLPALPDTLTLHEKIECSRVGDFAVLLDIYVPKAAGKYPAILLIHGGGWRARQVEADKPLAERLAQRGYVVAQVAYRLSTDAKFPAALHDCKAALRFLRAHAEEYHLDPERIGVAGGSAGGQLSGLMGMTGGVKELEGTGGEPEQSTAIKACIVMAATMDFVESNRMQNNEAVIQYLGPFAENKALFAQASPITHVKQGCPPTLFLEGENDTVKIGRPEMQVKLRALGVPTEVITLKGAPHPFWMSQPWLDETAKAAGDWFDKYLK from the coding sequence ATGAAACCATTTTCCGCCTTCCTCGCAGCCGCCTTTGCCGTGGCGCTTGTGTCCCCTGCTTTTTCCCAGGGACCTGAAAAGCCCAAGGATCCCGCAGCCAAGCCCGAGAAACCGAAGTTCACGAAGGTGCTTCCCGCACTGCCGGACACGCTGACGCTGCACGAGAAGATCGAGTGCTCGCGCGTCGGTGATTTCGCCGTGCTGCTGGACATCTACGTCCCCAAGGCGGCGGGCAAGTATCCTGCCATCCTGCTCATTCACGGCGGTGGCTGGAGAGCCCGTCAGGTGGAAGCGGACAAGCCCCTCGCCGAACGTCTGGCGCAGCGCGGGTATGTGGTCGCACAGGTGGCTTACCGCCTCTCGACCGATGCCAAGTTTCCCGCTGCGCTGCATGATTGCAAAGCTGCCCTGCGCTTCCTCCGTGCCCATGCGGAGGAGTATCACCTCGACCCTGAACGCATCGGCGTGGCGGGCGGCTCTGCTGGCGGCCAGCTCAGTGGCTTGATGGGCATGACCGGTGGCGTGAAGGAACTGGAAGGCACCGGTGGCGAGCCCGAGCAGTCCACCGCCATCAAGGCCTGCATTGTCATGGCTGCGACTATGGACTTCGTGGAATCCAACCGCATGCAGAACAACGAGGCGGTGATTCAGTACCTCGGACCGTTTGCGGAAAACAAGGCGCTGTTTGCCCAGGCCTCGCCCATCACGCACGTGAAGCAGGGCTGCCCGCCCACCTTGTTCCTCGAAGGAGAGAATGACACCGTGAAAATCGGACGGCCTGAGATGCAGGTGAAACTGCGTGCCCTCGGCGTGCCGACTGAGGTGATCACGCTGAAAGGCGCACCCCATCCCTTTTGGATGAGCCAGCCCTGGCTGGATGAAACCGCGAAGGCGGCCGGGGATTGGTTCGACAAGTATTTGAAGTAG
- a CDS encoding PQQ-binding-like beta-propeller repeat protein, with protein sequence MNKKTVLILAAGLAWGCLHAADHPQWGGVNTRNMVSDEKGLPVEMEPGKKLGPKAAPKTAGRLRPDAQEANAAPGAEDIDMSTTKNCLWVAKLGSQTYGSPIIADGKVYVGTNNESPRNPKHIGDRGIVMCFEEKTGKFLWQLVSPKMGTGKVNDWEYLGICGSPTIVGKKGYVPGNRCQIICFDVDGMANGNQGMQDEAQFMAAPGPDGKPVPVEPGPTDCDILWVYDMYKELGVFQHNATSGYPLVVGDKVFVPTCNGVDWTHSNIPAPNAPSFIMLNAETGELLGEMDHVVSERVLHCSWSSPVETTVNGVQQIIFAAGDGWIYGMAPETKKNDEDLDILKEYWRYDANPPEYRKDDSGKPRKYAEFDGPSEIIATPVYYDGLVYVPIGQDPEHGEGLGMISAIDPTKTGDFSGQAVWTFKGIERSISTPAIKDGLIYVADYTGRLFCLDAKTGKEYWKYDTKGHIWASPLVADGKVYIGNEEGELFILAGGKEMKELGVIEFPAPIMGGVSAANGVLYVASHTHLYAFKQGAQGVAKN encoded by the coding sequence ATGAACAAGAAAACTGTCCTCATCCTCGCGGCGGGCCTCGCCTGGGGCTGTCTGCATGCTGCCGACCACCCCCAGTGGGGCGGCGTGAACACGCGCAACATGGTGTCCGATGAAAAGGGCCTGCCTGTGGAAATGGAACCCGGCAAGAAGCTGGGACCAAAGGCGGCGCCGAAGACGGCGGGTCGTCTCCGTCCGGATGCGCAGGAAGCGAATGCCGCTCCCGGCGCGGAAGACATCGACATGTCCACCACCAAGAACTGCCTCTGGGTGGCCAAGCTTGGTTCGCAGACCTACGGCTCGCCCATCATCGCAGATGGCAAAGTGTATGTCGGCACGAACAACGAAAGCCCGCGGAATCCCAAGCACATTGGTGACCGTGGTATCGTGATGTGCTTCGAAGAGAAGACGGGCAAGTTCCTCTGGCAGCTCGTGAGTCCGAAGATGGGCACCGGCAAGGTGAACGACTGGGAGTACCTCGGCATCTGCGGTTCTCCCACCATTGTGGGCAAGAAGGGTTACGTCCCCGGCAACCGCTGCCAGATCATCTGTTTCGATGTGGATGGCATGGCCAACGGCAACCAGGGCATGCAGGACGAGGCCCAGTTCATGGCGGCTCCCGGACCTGATGGCAAACCGGTGCCGGTGGAGCCAGGACCCACGGACTGCGACATCCTCTGGGTGTATGACATGTACAAGGAGCTTGGCGTGTTCCAGCACAACGCGACTTCCGGTTATCCCCTCGTGGTCGGTGACAAGGTCTTTGTCCCCACCTGCAATGGCGTGGACTGGACCCACTCGAACATCCCCGCGCCGAACGCCCCCAGCTTCATCATGCTGAATGCCGAAACCGGCGAACTGCTCGGTGAAATGGATCACGTGGTCAGCGAGCGCGTGCTGCACTGCTCCTGGTCCTCGCCTGTCGAAACCACGGTGAATGGCGTGCAGCAGATCATCTTCGCCGCAGGCGATGGCTGGATCTACGGCATGGCCCCTGAAACCAAGAAGAATGACGAAGACCTCGACATCCTGAAGGAATACTGGCGCTATGATGCGAATCCCCCGGAATACCGGAAAGATGACAGCGGCAAACCCCGCAAGTATGCCGAGTTCGACGGCCCCAGCGAAATCATCGCCACCCCGGTGTATTATGATGGTCTCGTGTATGTGCCCATCGGTCAGGACCCCGAGCACGGTGAAGGTCTTGGCATGATCAGCGCCATCGACCCCACCAAGACCGGTGACTTCAGCGGCCAGGCCGTGTGGACCTTCAAGGGCATCGAGCGCTCCATCAGCACTCCGGCCATCAAGGATGGTCTCATCTATGTGGCGGACTACACCGGCCGCCTCTTCTGCCTGGATGCCAAGACCGGCAAGGAGTACTGGAAGTACGACACCAAGGGCCACATCTGGGCCAGCCCGCTCGTGGCGGATGGCAAGGTGTACATCGGCAACGAAGAAGGCGAACTCTTCATCCTCGCCGGAGGCAAGGAGATGAAGGAGCTCGGCGTGATTGAATTCCCCGCTCCCATCATGGGTGGCGTGAGCGCGGCTAATGGCGTGCTCTACGTGGCAAGCCACACCCACCTGTACGCCTTCAAGCAGGGCGCCCAGGGTGTCGCCAAGAATTGA
- a CDS encoding DUF3482 domain-containing protein: MASITLSLISHTNAGKTTLARTLLRRDVGEVRDAAHVTLFNTSYTLMETEDASLVLWDTPGFGDSARLLKRLQRMDRPLVWFFSQMWDRITDKPFWCSQQALGNVREEADVVLYLVNASESLAGGTFVEAEMEILGWLGKPVLVLLNQTGVPRPMEEEAAEERLWRNHLTKFPIVKSVLNMDAFSRCWVQEGELMRAIAEVLPVEKKDDFAIVEKAWNTRNEDVFRKSMRALAHQLTANALDGVPVKPVGFLEKSLRSVADALHVPMPEADAERAAARQKLCESLSARMEQTVNELLALHGLEGDAGRELLEAAQTDFSEPQKMDVAATSLVSGAVSGGLAGLIADLKAGGLTFGGGALVGAVIGVFGSYRLIKAFNLDRGEDNKLHWSREHFREQVKLALLSYLAVAHFGRGRGAWKRDPRPAHWQEQVSQLVDNAKARVDSIWKHSSRADVGVASVNEEVETMMRELGDTTLKKLYPAH; the protein is encoded by the coding sequence GTGGCTTCCATCACCCTCAGCCTCATTTCCCATACGAACGCGGGCAAGACCACGCTCGCGCGGACGCTGTTGCGTCGTGATGTGGGAGAGGTGCGGGATGCGGCGCACGTCACGCTTTTCAATACCTCCTACACCTTGATGGAGACGGAGGATGCGTCCCTCGTGCTGTGGGACACACCCGGCTTCGGGGATTCCGCGCGCCTGCTGAAGAGATTGCAGCGCATGGATCGCCCGCTCGTCTGGTTCTTCAGCCAGATGTGGGATCGCATCACGGACAAGCCCTTCTGGTGCAGCCAGCAGGCCCTCGGCAATGTGCGCGAGGAGGCAGACGTGGTGCTCTACCTGGTGAATGCCAGCGAGTCACTCGCCGGCGGCACGTTTGTAGAAGCGGAGATGGAAATCCTCGGCTGGCTCGGCAAGCCGGTGCTGGTGCTGCTGAATCAGACCGGCGTCCCGCGCCCCATGGAGGAGGAGGCTGCGGAGGAGCGCCTGTGGCGCAATCACCTCACGAAGTTCCCCATCGTGAAATCCGTGCTGAACATGGATGCCTTCTCCCGCTGCTGGGTGCAGGAGGGCGAACTGATGCGCGCCATCGCCGAAGTCCTTCCAGTGGAAAAGAAGGATGACTTCGCCATCGTGGAGAAGGCGTGGAACACGCGGAACGAAGACGTGTTCCGCAAGTCCATGCGTGCCCTCGCGCATCAGCTCACGGCGAATGCGCTCGATGGAGTGCCCGTGAAACCGGTCGGCTTCCTGGAGAAGTCCCTGCGCAGCGTGGCGGATGCCTTGCACGTGCCCATGCCGGAAGCGGATGCTGAGCGTGCTGCAGCACGGCAGAAGCTGTGTGAATCCCTTTCCGCCCGCATGGAGCAGACGGTGAATGAACTGCTCGCGCTGCACGGACTGGAGGGCGATGCCGGTCGCGAACTGCTGGAAGCAGCGCAGACGGACTTCTCCGAGCCGCAGAAGATGGATGTTGCAGCCACTAGCCTCGTGAGCGGCGCGGTGAGCGGTGGGCTTGCGGGATTGATTGCCGACCTCAAGGCTGGCGGTCTCACCTTTGGTGGTGGCGCCCTGGTCGGTGCGGTGATTGGCGTGTTCGGCAGCTACCGTTTGATCAAGGCCTTCAATCTCGATCGCGGTGAAGACAACAAGCTTCACTGGAGTCGTGAACATTTCCGTGAGCAGGTGAAGCTCGCGCTGCTCAGCTACCTTGCCGTGGCGCACTTCGGACGCGGACGTGGCGCATGGAAGCGTGATCCGCGTCCCGCGCACTGGCAGGAGCAGGTGAGTCAGCTCGTGGACAATGCCAAGGCGCGCGTCGACTCCATCTGGAAGCACTCATCCCGTGCCGACGTCGGCGTGGCGAGTGTGAATGAGGAAGTGGAGACGATGATGCGCGAGCTCGGCGACACCACGTTGAAGAAGCTGTACCCGGCACACTGA
- a CDS encoding DUF2868 domain-containing protein, with amino-acid sequence MACEPIAGRFFTVNWDDFQQVARVRAVEETDGDARIWDSNARRAGTEEAKRVSGSNVAAFLCRRAKALLTRTKEPVEAVLSMPVVPGWFVSTGLVAAFGLGWALSAVGQEREINLLALPLMGILAWNAIVVIISLVALLRPSRGNVKRTRVEQFFQRISAWKSPSAQNVVARLPQRARERFQELASMPWRARLTSRFRVWLHVGAALIAIGSTAGMFARGWSRDYRAVWESTLLEANGASRFLGALFAPASDVTGIHVPLEKIPGMQRVEGRDALHPDSARDWIILYGATLGLLVVLPRFLLLLLESVHTRAIPRRALQSVEWQTYARRLLSLVEGAGAPAQILTHGLSADAASQDRWRQWAHLHWRDVGHVDFQAVPVGAETEFIETWQSAAPRVLLVFNMSNVPESEIQRELAEGIIAKLHASLSSAPLLLALDGRELRQRWAGFADGESRLSERLASWREIMNGLPVEWLQAEVEMGTR; translated from the coding sequence TTGGCGTGCGAACCAATCGCAGGCAGGTTCTTCACAGTGAACTGGGATGACTTTCAGCAGGTCGCACGTGTTCGTGCCGTCGAAGAGACGGACGGGGACGCGCGCATCTGGGACAGCAACGCCCGCCGCGCAGGCACGGAGGAAGCGAAGCGCGTGTCCGGCTCCAATGTCGCGGCCTTCCTCTGCCGGCGCGCCAAAGCTTTGCTGACACGGACCAAGGAACCGGTGGAGGCCGTGCTCAGCATGCCGGTGGTACCCGGCTGGTTCGTCAGCACGGGATTGGTCGCAGCCTTTGGCCTCGGCTGGGCGCTGTCGGCAGTGGGGCAGGAGCGGGAGATCAATCTCCTCGCGCTGCCGCTCATGGGCATCCTCGCGTGGAATGCCATCGTGGTGATCATCAGCCTTGTTGCTCTCCTGCGTCCCTCTCGCGGGAATGTCAAAAGGACCCGTGTGGAGCAGTTCTTCCAGCGCATCTCCGCGTGGAAATCTCCCTCCGCGCAGAATGTCGTGGCGCGCCTCCCGCAGAGGGCTCGGGAGAGATTTCAGGAGCTGGCGAGCATGCCTTGGAGGGCGAGACTGACTTCGCGGTTCCGGGTGTGGTTGCATGTGGGCGCGGCGTTGATCGCCATCGGAAGTACCGCAGGCATGTTTGCGCGAGGCTGGTCGCGCGACTACCGCGCGGTATGGGAGAGCACCTTGCTGGAGGCGAATGGCGCCTCACGTTTCCTCGGCGCCCTCTTTGCTCCGGCGTCCGATGTCACCGGCATTCATGTCCCGCTGGAGAAGATTCCAGGCATGCAGCGGGTGGAGGGCAGGGATGCGCTGCACCCGGATTCCGCGCGCGACTGGATCATTCTGTACGGCGCCACGCTAGGCCTGCTGGTGGTGCTGCCGCGCTTCCTTCTCCTGCTGCTGGAGTCGGTACATACGCGTGCCATTCCACGACGCGCCTTGCAGAGTGTGGAATGGCAGACCTACGCCCGGCGTCTGCTTTCGCTGGTGGAGGGTGCGGGCGCACCTGCTCAAATTCTGACGCACGGTCTCTCCGCGGATGCGGCATCGCAGGACCGCTGGCGGCAGTGGGCGCACCTGCACTGGCGTGATGTGGGACATGTGGATTTCCAGGCCGTGCCGGTGGGTGCGGAGACGGAATTCATCGAGACGTGGCAGTCTGCCGCACCACGAGTGCTGCTGGTGTTTAACATGTCCAATGTTCCCGAGTCTGAAATCCAGCGTGAGCTGGCGGAGGGCATCATCGCGAAGCTGCATGCCAGTCTCTCTTCGGCGCCCTTGTTGCTGGCGCTCGATGGAAGGGAACTGCGCCAGCGCTGGGCAGGATTTGCAGATGGAGAGTCACGATTGTCCGAGCGCCTGGCATCGTGGCGTGAGATTATGAATGGTCTGCCCGTGGAATGGTTGCAGGCGGAGGTGGAGATGGGAACTCGATGA
- a CDS encoding PQQ-binding-like beta-propeller repeat protein yields the protein MTLLHHRHLALLAVGLSVFAPAVTPASAADAGKGKNNWTTWRGPYQNGVSAEHYKNGKLNSTPAWVYDSNGRGAPVVCDGKVFSWGYRGKEGNLVELLTCLDAATGKKLWEHEFQDFLSDTIYDRYSIGAPAVDPVTKRVYLITHYGMFSCYDFDGKLQWTISTMEDYGRMSFPNARVGTPVIEGDLVIIHGITSNWGADGPAADRFYAYDKITGELVWWSRPGIVPPVDSSFSTPVFETRDGKRVFYSGTGCGNVVCVNARTGKPLFRFQAAKNGVNASVLLYKNNIIAIHGDENVDSSEKGRLASIKIPEKLAPNISPEGELIPLATADVEAWRSPVGSSNGSPVLVGNRIYQMDDTGVLNVVNADTGETLWTKKMATSNIHSSPLYVDGLLYLTLLDGRLVVMKPGDKDGEILQEVKLDGQCLGAPVVCNGQLFVHTTEKFYCFTIENKDITTDTIAAPEIPKAGKPASLQAIPAEVVLTPGASQKFRVRELDANGFVVGEAKNVKWESFIPPTARVKSTLDAKFNDKGELVAGPEAHLSAGAFKATGEGGIFGTIRGRLLQNLPINADFNNVELNEEQPQEHIKFAFPPLPWIGARLKFDVRELNGEKVFAKTFDRILFQRATSFIGKSDLSNYTMQADVLTEGSARVKSDIGVINQRYMIVLRGNAGQLEVSSNMERLKATAPYKIKANTWYTLKTRVDANANGDGGGTVRAKAWEKGQPEPEAWTIEVPLARIHKNGSPGIFSFTQMNQKRAFLDNISVTPNK from the coding sequence ATGACCCTGCTGCATCATCGCCACCTGGCTCTACTTGCCGTCGGACTCTCCGTCTTCGCCCCGGCCGTCACCCCCGCTTCGGCGGCAGACGCCGGCAAAGGAAAGAACAATTGGACCACCTGGCGTGGACCTTACCAGAATGGAGTCTCTGCGGAACACTATAAGAACGGCAAGCTGAACTCCACCCCTGCCTGGGTGTATGACAGCAATGGCCGCGGCGCTCCCGTGGTGTGTGACGGCAAGGTCTTTTCCTGGGGCTACCGTGGCAAGGAAGGCAACCTCGTGGAACTGCTCACCTGCCTCGATGCCGCCACTGGCAAGAAGCTGTGGGAGCACGAGTTCCAGGATTTCCTGAGCGATACCATTTATGACCGGTACTCAATCGGTGCCCCTGCGGTCGACCCCGTGACGAAGCGTGTCTATCTGATCACGCACTACGGCATGTTCTCCTGTTATGACTTCGACGGGAAACTCCAGTGGACCATCTCGACGATGGAAGACTACGGCCGCATGAGCTTCCCGAACGCGCGTGTAGGCACGCCGGTGATCGAAGGCGACCTCGTCATCATCCACGGCATCACTTCCAACTGGGGTGCTGACGGCCCTGCCGCCGACCGCTTCTATGCGTATGACAAGATCACCGGCGAGCTCGTGTGGTGGTCCCGTCCCGGCATCGTCCCGCCGGTGGACAGCTCCTTTTCCACGCCGGTGTTCGAAACGCGCGACGGCAAGCGCGTGTTCTACTCCGGCACCGGCTGCGGCAACGTGGTCTGCGTGAATGCCCGCACTGGCAAGCCGCTCTTCCGTTTCCAGGCAGCGAAGAACGGGGTGAATGCCTCCGTGCTGTTGTACAAGAACAACATCATCGCCATCCATGGCGATGAAAACGTGGACTCCTCCGAGAAGGGCCGCCTCGCCTCCATCAAGATTCCTGAGAAGCTCGCTCCGAATATCAGCCCTGAAGGCGAACTCATCCCGCTCGCTACGGCAGATGTGGAAGCCTGGCGCTCTCCCGTGGGTTCAAGCAACGGTTCGCCCGTGCTGGTCGGTAATCGCATCTATCAGATGGACGACACCGGCGTGCTCAACGTCGTGAACGCGGACACGGGTGAGACACTCTGGACCAAGAAGATGGCCACCAGCAACATCCACTCCTCCCCGCTCTATGTGGATGGCCTGCTGTACCTCACCCTTCTCGATGGCCGTCTCGTGGTAATGAAGCCCGGCGACAAGGATGGCGAAATCCTCCAGGAAGTGAAGCTAGATGGCCAGTGCCTCGGCGCTCCCGTGGTGTGCAATGGCCAGCTCTTCGTCCACACGACGGAGAAGTTCTACTGCTTCACCATCGAGAACAAGGACATCACGACCGACACGATTGCCGCTCCAGAAATTCCGAAGGCTGGCAAGCCCGCCTCGCTGCAGGCCATCCCTGCGGAAGTGGTGCTCACCCCTGGCGCATCTCAGAAGTTCCGCGTGCGTGAACTCGATGCCAACGGCTTCGTTGTAGGCGAGGCCAAGAATGTGAAGTGGGAGTCCTTCATCCCGCCGACCGCTCGCGTGAAGAGCACCCTGGACGCCAAGTTCAACGACAAGGGCGAACTGGTCGCTGGTCCTGAAGCCCACCTCTCCGCCGGCGCGTTCAAGGCCACGGGTGAAGGCGGCATCTTCGGCACCATTCGTGGTCGCCTGCTGCAGAACCTTCCCATCAATGCTGACTTCAACAACGTCGAGTTGAACGAGGAGCAGCCTCAGGAGCACATCAAGTTCGCCTTCCCGCCGCTGCCGTGGATCGGCGCCCGCCTGAAGTTCGACGTGCGTGAGCTGAACGGTGAGAAGGTCTTCGCGAAGACGTTTGATCGCATCCTCTTCCAGCGTGCCACGTCGTTCATCGGGAAGTCCGACCTGTCCAACTACACCATGCAGGCGGATGTGCTCACCGAGGGCAGCGCCCGCGTGAAGTCGGACATCGGTGTCATCAACCAGCGCTACATGATCGTGCTGCGTGGCAATGCCGGCCAGCTTGAAGTGAGCTCCAACATGGAGCGCCTCAAGGCGACCGCTCCCTACAAGATCAAGGCGAACACCTGGTACACCCTGAAGACCCGCGTGGATGCGAATGCCAATGGCGACGGCGGCGGCACCGTGCGTGCGAAGGCCTGGGAAAAAGGCCAGCCGGAGCCAGAAGCCTGGACCATTGAAGTGCCGCTGGCACGTATCCATAAGAATGGATCCCCGGGCATCTTCAGCTTCACGCAGATGAACCAGAAGCGCGCCTTCCTCGACAACATTTCCGTGACCCCGAACAAGTAA
- a CDS encoding aldehyde dehydrogenase family protein, translated as MSSIPHLPALRKGQPYESLDKVEVKDHRTGEVMATVSQVNAGILRRDLNRIGEARQALRKFTVDQLIAISAKAGELFSEGTLPFGDKGHTQTVEQYTETLSRTSGLPHVMVKRNIAKVTDALKNMRTVLNGLTRGLDTSVIDIGFGEQAGCPVSYYPTTNALGLVMPSNSPAVNSLWLPAIALKTPVIIKPGREEPWTPYRLIQAFIAAGAPAEAFGFYPTDHEGSGEVMKICGRALIFGDANTVAQYKDNPKYECHGPGFSKILIGADEIERWPEFIDLIAGSISDNGGRSCINASAVVVPKYGKEIAEALAKKLGPVAPTSPDDPEARLSGFANPKMAEFIDGAIENGLKEPGAEDITAKYRGGPRKAERDGGVYMRPTIVYCDSFKHTLSNKEYLCPYASVVEVPQADMLAQIGPSLVVTAITKDPRFIEQLLESPLIERLNIGPISTMRISWNQPHEGNMFEFLYKRRSIEVAQN; from the coding sequence ATGAGCAGCATCCCGCACCTACCCGCCCTGCGCAAAGGGCAGCCCTATGAAAGCCTCGACAAGGTCGAGGTGAAGGACCACCGCACCGGCGAGGTCATGGCGACCGTGAGCCAGGTGAATGCCGGCATCCTTCGGCGTGACCTCAACCGCATCGGTGAGGCGCGGCAGGCGCTGCGCAAGTTCACCGTGGACCAGCTCATCGCCATCTCCGCGAAGGCGGGTGAGCTGTTTTCCGAAGGCACGCTGCCTTTTGGTGACAAGGGGCACACCCAGACCGTCGAGCAGTACACGGAAACGCTTTCCCGCACCAGCGGCCTGCCGCATGTGATGGTGAAGCGCAACATCGCCAAGGTCACGGACGCGCTGAAGAACATGCGCACCGTGCTCAATGGCCTGACGCGTGGCCTGGACACCAGCGTGATCGACATCGGCTTCGGAGAGCAGGCCGGCTGCCCGGTGAGCTATTATCCCACGACGAATGCGCTGGGCCTCGTGATGCCGAGCAATTCCCCTGCGGTGAATTCCCTGTGGCTTCCCGCGATCGCGCTGAAGACTCCGGTGATCATCAAGCCGGGCCGTGAAGAACCCTGGACGCCGTATCGTCTCATTCAGGCCTTCATCGCCGCTGGCGCTCCTGCCGAGGCCTTCGGCTTCTATCCCACCGACCACGAAGGCTCCGGTGAAGTGATGAAGATCTGCGGACGCGCGCTCATCTTCGGTGATGCGAACACGGTGGCCCAGTACAAGGACAATCCGAAGTATGAGTGCCACGGTCCTGGCTTCAGCAAGATTCTGATTGGCGCGGATGAAATCGAGCGCTGGCCCGAGTTCATCGACCTCATTGCCGGTTCCATTTCCGACAACGGTGGCCGCTCCTGCATCAACGCCTCCGCGGTGGTGGTGCCGAAGTACGGCAAGGAAATCGCCGAGGCTCTCGCGAAGAAGCTCGGCCCTGTGGCCCCGACTTCACCTGACGATCCCGAAGCAAGGCTCTCCGGCTTTGCCAATCCGAAGATGGCCGAGTTCATCGACGGTGCGATCGAGAACGGCCTCAAGGAACCCGGCGCTGAGGACATCACGGCGAAGTATCGCGGTGGTCCCCGCAAGGCCGAGCGCGATGGCGGCGTGTACATGCGCCCCACGATTGTCTATTGCGATTCCTTCAAGCACACGCTCAGCAACAAGGAATACCTCTGCCCCTACGCCAGCGTGGTGGAGGTGCCGCAGGCAGACATGCTCGCGCAGATTGGACCTTCACTCGTGGTCACCGCCATCACGAAGGACCCGCGCTTCATCGAGCAGCTCTTGGAGTCACCGCTCATCGAGCGCCTGAACATTGGACCCATCTCGACGATGCGCATCTCCTGGAACCAGCCGCATGAGGGGAACATGTTTGAGTTCCTCTACAAGCGCCGCTCCATCGAAGTCGCGCAGAACTAG
- a CDS encoding iron-containing alcohol dehydrogenase has protein sequence MTTLLAPFDHIPRTRLVFGNGAVQRIGELAQELGGKRVLVVSDAGIVRAGHTGHAVEALRKAGLESAVFDQVHENPTNLDVDACVEFARDFKTDLIIGLGGGSSMDTAKGCNFILTNGGTMKDYWGVGKATREMLPLIAVPTTAGTGSECQSFALISDAVTHVKMACGDPKAAAKIALLDPELTVSQPARVTAVTGIDAVAHALETAVTNKRTPLSTTYSRQSFRFLMRGFERVLQEPTDLEARSSMQLGAAFAGTAIENSMLGAAHSCANPLTAEFNIVHGQAVGLMLPHIIRFNAALPEIAEIYASYHAGDLPGRVTELLRAAGLRTQLRELNVDRDRIPVLAQGAAKQWTANFNPRPLTEGDFIALYEAAW, from the coding sequence GTGACAACCCTTCTTGCGCCGTTCGATCACATCCCTCGCACCCGCCTGGTCTTCGGAAACGGAGCCGTGCAACGCATTGGTGAACTGGCGCAGGAACTCGGAGGCAAGCGGGTGCTGGTGGTCTCGGACGCGGGCATCGTAAGAGCCGGTCACACCGGCCATGCGGTCGAGGCCCTGCGCAAGGCGGGCCTGGAGTCGGCGGTGTTCGACCAGGTGCATGAGAATCCCACGAATCTCGATGTGGATGCCTGCGTGGAGTTCGCGCGGGACTTCAAGACGGATTTGATCATCGGCCTCGGTGGCGGCAGCAGCATGGACACTGCCAAGGGCTGCAATTTCATCCTCACCAACGGTGGCACGATGAAGGACTACTGGGGCGTGGGCAAGGCCACCAGGGAAATGCTTCCCCTCATCGCCGTCCCCACCACGGCTGGCACGGGCAGCGAATGCCAGAGCTTTGCCCTCATCTCGGACGCTGTCACGCATGTGAAGATGGCGTGTGGCGACCCCAAGGCTGCGGCGAAGATTGCGCTGCTCGACCCCGAGCTCACCGTTTCCCAACCGGCCCGCGTGACCGCCGTGACTGGTATCGATGCCGTGGCGCACGCCTTGGAGACAGCGGTGACGAACAAGCGCACGCCGCTCTCCACCACCTATTCCCGCCAGTCGTTCCGCTTCCTCATGCGTGGCTTCGAGCGCGTGCTGCAGGAGCCAACCGACCTGGAAGCGCGCAGTTCCATGCAACTAGGCGCGGCCTTTGCCGGCACTGCGATTGAGAACTCCATGCTCGGCGCGGCCCATTCCTGCGCGAATCCGCTCACCGCAGAGTTCAATATTGTGCACGGTCAGGCGGTGGGCTTGATGTTGCCGCACATCATCCGCTTCAATGCCGCCCTGCCGGAAATCGCGGAGATTTATGCCAGCTACCACGCTGGGGACTTGCCGGGGCGTGTGACCGAGCTCCTCCGCGCTGCCGGATTGCGCACGCAACTCCGCGAACTGAACGTGGACCGCGACCGCATCCCGGTGCTCGCCCAAGGAGCTGCGAAGCAGTGGACCGCCAACTTCAATCCGCGTCCGCTCACGGAGGGTGACTTCATCGCGCTCTACGAAGCCGCGTGGTAG